Genomic window (Arachis hypogaea cultivar Tifrunner chromosome 13, arahy.Tifrunner.gnm2.J5K5, whole genome shotgun sequence):
AACGCAAAGATTGGCGAAAACGGACAAGAGTTTGTGCTTGTATGGTTTGATTCCTTGAGGAACACTTGAAGAATAGTGTATGAATGGTGAGATAAGAGGCTGAAAATGCAGGTATTGTGTGTAgaatcttctctctttctttctcaagAATTTGGTCAAAAGAGTgtaaaaatgtgtaaagtgtttTGTGAAGTTTGTGGCAAATGCTTCCTTAAATAAAAAACCAAAGTCTTAGTGAATTTATGATGGTAAAAGGGGCTGGAATTTTCGTGGTCAAGGGCTGACCTTCAATGAATAAGGGGCGTGAAAACGAGGAAGTTTGGCCAGCGCTTACGTGTTGAGCTTATCCACGGTTAACCGCAATTAGTTACTCGAGGTTAAAAGCATAGCAGAGAGGGGTGAAAAGTTGAGATAGTCTCATCCCAGAGGCTGAGAAGGAGATACAAGTTACTTGGATGCCAAGTAAGAAGATTTGTGGTCTCTATGAGTCATTTGCGGAATACTAGTCAGAAATTCAGTTCAGGTAACTTTTACCGTGctataaaataattaatggctaatATTTATTCTTAAAGGAGTAAATCATGAATGGATGGCTAATATAATTTTTGAGGCACATTTAGTTgggtaaaaattattttgatcacTGATTCCGAGGTTTTCGATTACTAGAGTTTTTCTTGACGCATACAAAACCGTCACTAAAAGTGAATTCCCATCTCAAAAAGTCtctaatgagaaaaataaaccaaTGGGAagctaatatttattaattattagtcaaACTTGACTTAGGGAGATTAATTACCCTCAAAAAGTCAATTTTGAGCATATTAATggcctttttcttaattttttcttcttcttttttttgtaccATTGGGCCATCCTCACTATTTCTTATTAGGCCCTGGttcaaaattttgtaaaataaaattaaaatagccaAAAAAGTCTGTTTACTGAAAATCGGGTTCTTACAGTAATGAtattcttaaaaagaaactttcGACTTCTCTGTGCTGTGAAGGTGGCTAAAGGCTCTGCTTCAATCCACTTCGTGAAATAATCTACTCCCACTATGATGTATTTAACTTGTCCAGGTGCTTAAGAAAAAGGTCCGAGTAGGTCCAGTCCCCATTTTgtaaaaggccatggagaagttatactaatTAGCTCTTTTGGGGGAGCAACATGGAAGTTGgcatgcatctggcatggttgACACTTCTTTACAAAGTTGGTGACATCTTTTTGTAAGGTTGGCCAGAAGAATCCAGCTCGAATAACCTTTCTGGCTAGAGATTTTTCCCTGAGATGATTCCCACAGATACCACTGTGCACTTCGTCCAGCACTTCTTCTGTCTAAGAAGTCGGGACGCACTTTGGTAATGGTGTAGATATTCCTCTTCTGTAGAGGACACTTTTCACTAATATGTAGTTCTGCGCTTCCCTCCGAATCTTCTTGGCCTCTTTTTGTTCCCCCGGTAAGATgttgaatttaaatattcaatCAGAGGAGTCATCCACCCAAGATTTAATCCGGAAACTTCTAAGACGTCTAGCTTGATGTCTACCTTGGTGATTGAAGGTTattggagagtttcttggatcaggctccTATTATTTCCACCAGGCTTAGTACTTGCCAACTTGGAGAGGGCATCTGCTCTGCTAttgagatcccgagttatatgccTGACCTCGGTTTCAGGAAATCGCCCAAGATACTCCATAGTTTTTTTTAAGTACCTTTTTTTGTTTGGGTCTTTAGCCTGGTATTCTCCATTAATCTGAGAAGTCACGACTTGAGAGTCACTTAAAATGATTACTTTGGTTGCTCTGACTTTTTTAGCTAACTTCAGTCCAACAATCatggcttcatattctgcttgattatTGGAGGCTGGAAACTCAAACTTTAAGGAGACTTTTATTTGAGTTCCTTCTTGACTAGCCAGTATTATGCATGCACCACTTCTGACTttgttggaagaaccatccacatACAGCTCCTAGGTTGTGGAGGTctcctcttgatctcctgcatatTCGGTCACAAAGTCAGTGAGGCATTGGcctttgatggctgtccgagtttCGTACCTCAAGTCGAACTTGGATAGCTCTATAGCCCGTTGAaccattcttcctgcaacatcTGTTTTCTGAAGAATTTGCTTTATGGGCTGGTTCGTCCGAACTTTTATGGTGTGAGATTGAAAATAATGTTGAAGCCTTCTAGATGCTACTATCAAGGCATATGCAAACTTTTCAAGTTTTTGATACTTTAGTTAAGGGCCTTGCAACACCTTGCTTGTGAAGTAGACAGGATgctgtccgacctcgtcttctcgtATCAAAGCTGACATCACAGCCTTCTCTGCGACAGCTAAGTATAACACGAGTTCTTCACCCGCTTTGGCTAGGTAAGAATTAGAGGTTGGCTCAGGTACCTTTTGAACTCTTAGAATGCCTTCTCGTATTCAGgggtccattcgaactggcatcatTTTCTTAGTAGGAAAAAAAGTGGCAAGGATCTTAATACAGATCCTACTAGAAACCTGAATAAAGCTGCAAGTTAGCCATTCAGCTCCTGAACTTCTTTTAAGCAGGTCGGGCTCTTCATTTCCAGGACCGCTCTACACTTGTCGGGGTTAgcttcaatccccctttgtgttagcatgaatcctaggAATTTTTCGGCCTCCATTGCAAAGGTGCACTTGTCGGGATTTAATCTCATCCTGTGTgctcttatggtgtcaaagacatTCGATAGGTCGTCTAGGAGGCTGTTGTCGTCCTTGGTtttcactagcatgtcgtctacatatacCTCCATTAACTCTCCCAAATGAGGTGcaaacaccttgttcatcagcctttgataagtggcccctgcattttttacTCCAAATAGCATGACCACATAGCAATAATTTGCTCTTGGCGTGATGAGTGATGTCTTCTCTTAGTCTGgcttgtacatcgggatttggttataccccgagtaagtgtccatgaatgacaagtattggtaccccgagctggagtccactGGGGTATCAATATTTGGTAgaggataagggtcttttggacACACCTTGTTAAGGTCCGTGTAGtcgacacacatcctccatttgACATTCTGTTTCTTAACCAGCACCACGTTTGCCAACCAGGCTGGGTACTTAACTTCTCTGATAAAGCCTGGTTCCAGTAGGACTTGTACTTGTCCTTCGACCACTTGAGCCCTCTTTGGTCCTAGCTTCCGCCTTCTTTGCTAGACAGGTCGAGATCCCGGATGAACAGTCAGTCTATGTGACATGAGCTCAGGATCTATCCCAGAcatgtcggaagctttccagGCAAAGAGATCAGGATTTTCCTACAGAAGCTGTACAAGCTTCTGCTTTAGATCTGTTGCTAAATTAGCTCCTATGTTGATATTTTTTCCGACCTCTTGCCCGATTAGTGCTTCTTCGGTCCTTCCTCCGGGCTGTGGTCGTAGCTCTTTTTAAACTCGGACTCCTCCGAGCTCGATGGTGTTGACTTCTTTGCCTTTACCTCTCAGGTTAAGGCTTTCATTGTAACACTTTCTTGCCAAGTTCTGATCTCCTCTGATGGTAGCGATCCCTTCTggtgttgggaacttcatgcagagATGGGGGGTAGACACCACTGCTCAAAGCCGATTTAGAGTTGTTCTGCCTATTAAGGCATTATAGGCAGAAGCTACATCAACGATGATGAAGTCAATGCTTAAAGTTTTAGACTTCGTCCTCTTCCCAAAAGTAGTGTGCAGGGAGATAAAGCCTAGCGGCTTGATGGGAGGGTCTCCTAATCCAAAGAGAGTGTCAAGGTAGGCCCTTAACTTTTTCTCGTCCAATCCCAACTTATCAAATGCTGGTTTGAACAGGATGTCCACCGAATTCCCTTGGTCTACCAGAGTTCTATGCAGATGAGCGTTAGCAAGAATCATTATGATTACTACTAGGTCGTCGTGCCCAGGTACAATACCTTGTCCGTCCTCTTGGGTAAAACAAATGGTTGGAAGGTCGGGTCCTTCATTCCCGACTTGGTAAACTTCTTTCAAGTGCCTTTTTCGAGATGACTTGGTCACCCCTCCTCCTGCAAAGCCTCATGATACCATACGTATGTGTCGTTTGGAGGGTTTGTGGGGTGGACTTCTTCGTCCGTGACCTTCATCATCTCTTTTTCTCTTCCCATGATTGtctgacctttccatgagatatatGTCTAACCGACCTTCTCTAACcagtttttctatcacatttttcagGTTGTAGCAATCATTAGTGGAGTGTCCATACAACTTATGGTACTCACAATATTCATTGCGGCTTCCTCCCTTTTTGTTCTTGATTGGTCGCGGGGGAGGTAGCTTTTCAGTATGACAGATTTTCCTGTAAACGTCTACCAGGAAAACTCGTAGGGGAGTGTAGGAATGATATCTTCTGGGCCTTTCGAACCcgatttcttcctcttttttttggGCTCCCTCTCCTTTTCTTTTGGTTGGTTGGGATGCCCTAGTCGCCAGTTAGGCTCTCGTAACCtggcgttttcttccatattgatgtacttttcagctcgttCTTGTGTATCGCTCAAGGAAGTCGGGTGTCTCTTTGAGATGGACTAGGAGAAGGGTCCTTCTCGGAGTCCATTAACGAGACCTATTATTACTGCTTCAGTAGGTAAATCTTGGATTTTTAAGCACGCTtcattgaacctttccatgtagccTCTTAGGGGTTCTCCAACCTCCTATTTTACTCTTAGCAGGCTGGGAGCGTGCTTGACTTTGTCTTTTTGAATTGAAAATCGCGCTAGGAACTTGCGCGAGAGATCATCGAAGCTGGTTACCAATCTTGGGGAAGGccatcgaaccacttcatggccgccTTTGTTAGAGTTGTCGGAAAAGCCTTACAGCGAGTGGCGTCCGACGCGTCGGCTAAGTACATTCGACTCTTGAAATTACTGAGGTAGTGCTTCGGGTCAGTTGTCCCGTCATACAGGTCCATGTCGGGTCTCTTAAAGTTTCTGGAAACTTTAGCCCTCATGATTTCTTCGATGTTTGGGTCCTCTTCCCCTAACGGGGTGTCTTCTCGATCTCTGCGGAAATCCTTATTTCGGAGATTGGATTCCAGCTTTGAGagcttttcctcaagctctcttCGTCGCTCGACTTCTCTCCTTAAGCTTCCTTCCGCTTCACGCTGTCGTTCCAGCTCCTGTTCGAGCTGCTCTAATCGATCTTGGTGACCATGTAATAGTCCCATTAGGTCAGCAGAGTGAGGCTGCCCATCTTTTCCGAGCTGATGAACTTCAGAGAAGATCCTTTTTTATCCCTGGGTATTGGAGGGGCCTTCACCATGCTGTCCCTCCGTTCCTTGTAGGGATATTATTGCTCTATCGTTGTTGACCGCATCCTAATGCTCTTGTTCAGACTCCGATGCGGTGTGTCCATCTTCTTGTTGGTCGTCTGCCATTGTGGGTTGATCTTCCAGGtccccgacaacagcgccaatgttctgtggcttacctagaaccggatGGTGGTTGGGCTGATTTCTGAGGTCCAAGCGCTAGAGGAGGGTGGTCTCCGACTTGATTTATGTCTGGGAGCCACCGTCTGAGTTGTGTATGTAaaagaatgggggtggtacctgcaaagacactctgatgtcTAAGTTAGCAAGGGGGTAAGCAGGCTTAGAATATTGGACCTAGGTTTACCTGAGTGAGACAGTGTATTTATAGAGaggatccaataaccaccgttgaggtagttccacttctgatggtggataaccgtccctttatcttaaggttgttgagatctctcttctagaagtgggtgAGAGATTTAAGGAGGCAGTTACTTACTTGGATAAGTGTTGACTGTATAGTTGGCGTGGATTCCGAATTCTTAGTGGAAGTCGGATAGTAAGTGAAGACCATCCTTTTAGATTGGACCTCTTGTCTTAATTTGGGTTTGGCTTACATTTTGgggcagggtatgaacaatattaattttagaccgattcaaaatttaatttattaattttttggctaAAATGATTTGTctggtcaaattttaataaaaataatatagtttaatcggttatatgtgttaaattttaattattaaaaaatatgtttaaaaaaaatgtttttaatatctTTATATGAGTGACTCACTTATCTTAAATATATATGATACTGATATATAATTCAATTTAGTATATTTCACACTAAatacaatacaaaaatttaatttaacttaatttctattttctaatttcagTCCAAGCCTTCCTTCCAAACACAACTTTAGATTGAAGAATCATACATTACTTATCACAGAAGATAGCACACATAGTTTGTACTTTGTTGGGTTAACCAAAGTATTGCTACTtgctaataaaattttaaaggaaaatgtAGTGAAGACATCGCCAAAGTGttcgtccaaaaaaaaaaaaaaaaaaaacatcaccaAAGTGGCAGTGTGTTTTCTATATATAGTGGAGACAAGCAAAGCCTAGTCATGGCACTTGGTGGAGGCTTTCTTCATTTGTTCCAATATCATATAATAACCTATAATAATCAGAAAAGCAAAGCATTTGCGGTAAGCACAAGAGAGAAGCAAAACAAAACAAAGCTTTAAAGTTAAAAAGCATACCAACAAGGAGTCAAGGAGATGGAGCTGACCACATAAGGTATATTATTATGTTTATGATGAATAGTACCCTTAATTGCTATTCCTCTCTTAGTAATCATGATAGAATGTGAGATTCCAGTAATAGAAGTCAAATTAATCTTTTAATCCTTATGCTAGTTGTCGTACTCTTGAAGAAAAGTTTAGTATTGGCAATGCTTTCTTAAGAAATGTATGATGAATTTATTTTGCATCGTATATTAAACTCATCCATAACTCTGCGATTTTCACTTTAAGTACAACCATACACAATTTAAATATCATGCACTAACTTGAAGATTTTACCAATCCCACTAATAAAGAATTAGTGCAAATTGGGAAGTTTAGAAAGCATTTGGTCCTACCAATTGGACGGTGCCAACCCATTGTTCCCCATATATAAAAGGCCTAGTGCATATCTACCCCCATCTTCTATCTTTACACTTGTCAACTTCCTTGTTTTATAATAACTGCTTTTAACAACCTTTTTATTACTATACCATTTtgcaaattaattattatgaatttatatataaatatagatattatttaattaatttttaatatgtattttatatttgaatatatattttataaaaatcatTGATTTTTTGTACATAGATAATGACGTTCCTTTTTTTCAACCTTTGTTTTCTCAACCTTATCTAGTCTACACATGGAGTAACGTGGCTCAATGGCCTCTCTTTCTCCCACCCTCGATAAAAATGTTGTTGAGAATTTGTCCAAAGCAGAAGAACaataatattcttaaattatCAGTGATAAGCATCAAGGACCTTGAGAGGAAAATTAAATGTGATTCTTTCTATTTTATAATCATGTATTGCTGCTGATCTGTTATCTTTTGTCTGCTTTTTTTCATGCCCCAAAATTCTGGAAGCCTAAGCTATAGAAtgcatataaatgcatgaatatgaGAGACATCCATTGCCCTTCTTCATTCCAAGTGCAATCTAGTCCACAAAGCTAATAGCTACAACCCTCAAGGATATggagaaagaagaaaatgaagaagatgaagatggatAACTGGAGCAGTTTCAGTTTGACCATGATGCTACTCTCTTTTTGAAGAGAGAAGTATGAACAAGGCAAGTCATAGGATGATGCTAAGGGAAGGCAAAGCCTTTCTTCCGGATTCAACTCATGAAGCTGCTGCACCACTCTGCTGCAGTTTCACCCTACAATCAATGTTTGAAATGTTGATTGGTATGGGGCTTTTATTTGGTGTTTTATGTTTCTCTTTTCTCCCCATTCTTTAAACTCTAATCACTTTGcatatgcttgcttgacttagaAGCCACATCTGTTCACGTGTGTGTCAAAGAAGGCAAGCAGCAGAAACAATAGGAGGTAGTGAATGATTTTATGAATAGGGATTGTGGTATTTGCCTTTGTTTTTGTTGTAAGCCATCAATAAAAGATGTAATCTATTTCTTGGGTTCATTATCCATGCTTATCTGTTTTTATCTGTCGTGGCATGCCCATGATTaagtttgttattttattttattttctaatggtTCCATATTTTGTAACGTAATTTAGGCCCAGGGTATGCCAAATAGAACAAggtttttaaacttaaaattttaccTAAATGCATAGTTTTTAATAACTTGTAAGTAAGCATGGTTCATATTATGTATCACTAATCTGTAAGTCCATGTAAATCCGAACATAATGATACTATACAGCTGACCACGCTCCCAATATGATGTGATGGGGAAAACAATAATTAACTCATTATGCAGGGCGCACCAAATACTTACACAAACTAAAAGCCAACAATGAGGGGTAGATATTAGACAATTCAGATAGTGACACTGGGAAATAAAAATGTTCAGTTAGTGTTTCGTTATGGCATTATAAAGTGCGGTCATAAGTgcttcttttttatattattcttggTTCACCAGACCGGAATCCCAAACTCATATTTATTTAGAGGTTTGAAGTCTAAGCTATTATTTGCATGAAATCTAAGAATGTTAAGTGTTAGTAGTCTCTATCTTTGTATCCTTTTTTCAACAAATGAAGTTGCACTTACAGTTGCATAACCAAATACATTACAATGGAAACGAATCTGACCAATCAAATATTCACTGGCAAGACCATAAGAACTCCTCAGATGAAAGGATAAACATATCTTCATTTTTTACCGTGGGAAAATGTATTCTGGGCAAAGTATAGTAGAAAAATGTCATTGTTACATTTCCTCTGATCTGAAAAAAGAATAATTTGATAACTTTATCTAATCATATACCACAGTAAACTATATGATAAGAATAAAAGATCATATTGCCATACCTCATATAAGGCAACAAACAAAGCCTTAGTTCAGATAAGCATGGGGAAAAACTTTCTGACTACAAAATCGTGTTTTAATATTATCCTCACAAGAATGGCTATATATGTAATAATGCCTAAGGATTAGTGTATATCTCTTATCAATTTCGTCACCATCAACCATCTAAAGGTTCCCTATAATACTTTGATATTAGCTCAATTGTCTAGGCAATATAACTAACAACTCTACTCAAGATCCAGACTCTTCTTCATACTTTCATAAACCATATAAGTAATGCTTGCAGCAGGCACAACTTTGAGGAGATTTGGAATAAGTCCCTTGTAGAAGCCTCGGAAGCCTTCATCCTTGAGGGTTTTCCAAAATACATCAGACATTCCCTTGTATGCTGTGGAACTGTTGGAACGTTGTGCCTGCAGTCTGAGATGCATGATCATGTAATGTCAGCAAGGAGCAtacaaagaaaaaatgaaaacaataaatcttgttttctattttatttcctGCTTTCAGTTTTTCTTCACAAAGTTATAAAAACgaacaacaacaaaaatgaaaactGATACCTCGTACGAATAACCTGCAAGGGATAGACACAAGTAGCCCCAAGAGCTCCTGAAATTGTCCCACATCCCAGTTGTACTAGAGGACCAGGCTCTATGAAAGGGAAAAGACAATAAAAAgctttaaattatcatttaaatagTTACATCTGGTATATAGAACAAAGCATAATAATTTGCAAGTTCAGAAGTTAATGCAGCTGTAATATCATACCACTATCAACAAGAatatatctcttggatatctctTTCAAGGTGTCATAAGCAGTGAGATCAATGCCCGCATAAGGAATCATCCCAAGAAGGGATGGAACAAGACCTCTGTAGAAAGCCCGAGGTCCCTCTTGAACCCAAATATCCCTTGTAAGTGTTCCCAGCTTCGGAACCCTTCCGCCTTCAGAAGCACAAGTCTGCAACCTAGTTTTGACAAGATCCATGGGATAGATAGCCATCTGTGCAATTGCACCGGCAGTACCACCTGCCAGAAGTCTTCCAGCTGTACCAATATCTGACTTGTTCTCGTTGCCGTTACTTATTACATTTTTCAGCATCTCATAAGCATAGAACTTGATGGCACTTTCTGGTGCTACCTTCACAACATTCAATCCATTACCTCTGAAAAACCCTAGCCAACCATCTTGTTTCCATATCTTCATTATTGCAGGCATAATTGAAGCACGTCCAGTCTCAATTTGTAAGACCACCTTCAGGCGATCAAGAGGAGCAGTTGCTGTGCGAGAAGCAGCTCCCGCTATCCCCCCAGCAATGAAATATTTGCTCCTATGCACGTGCTTGCTAATGCCTTCGGGAATGACTGCTTGTTCTCCAATGTCAACAAGGCAAACCCTTTCCCAATGCTGGTATATGTTTTCGATGGTAGCTTCATGAGGATAAAGTAGAAGAAAGTCTCTCCATTCTTCAAAAGTGATAATCCCATTATTATCCTTATCGACATGCTCCACAAAGCGAGCAAGCTCCTCCTCATCCAGTTCAATACCTGCAACATGGAAGCTGCGTAGGCTTATGATAAACACTACGAGAGAACAATAGAACAAAAGGGTGGTAAATGCTCCCACAAAAGGCACAAAGGAATGCCACCCTGGAAACTTGTAAAAATTATAAAGACCTAGTAGATTCTCCAATGGAAAAAGTGAACCAGTCTCCATTAATCCCAAGCACTATTCAAACCTAAAATTATTGCCAAATTTCTTCATTAGAAATATTGTATAACCAACACAGGATTACGCTCTAAAATAAGACAAATTCATAAGGGTTCACCAGCGAAGATATTTACACTTCCCACATGCCCGGTCAAGTGAGTGATCCATTCCCTCAGAATCTCAACCATTTTCCTACATTAATCCTTGTGAGAaataaccccccccccccccccccccccaaaaacaaaaaacaaaataaagaaaaactccTTGTCAGTTGTCACAATCGCATAATCCACCTATCCAATTACAGCAACTCTAAACTTCCAGTACTAAACAAGCTTTCAAAGACAGTGCAGAGTTTAATTTAGTGTCATGAAAATGTCAACTTGCATTGGCCCAGACCCAGAAAAGGAAAACGGTAACCAACAGTAGGCAACAACAAGAACACACTTAATTACATCACTAGCAAAAGTACTAATAAGGAGAGAGCATAAGAAACTTAAGTAAGAAAATCAAAATGAGAGGCTAAGAATAAGTACCAGCCTTAACAAGTGCATCCCAGAGCTCTTCAGGGAGAATGCAGCCATTGTGCTCAACATCAATGGCCTGGAAAATTCGATAAAGCTCCAACTCCTTGTCATCCATGTAACGCCTGAAATCATGGTAATCGATCCTTCCATCCTTATCAGCATCGCAAACCTTGAAGAGGTCCTTGGCGTACTTGTACTCCGGCGGTATCTGAAGTGCCGACAAACCCGCCTCAATCTGCGCATAATCCAAGTAACCATTGTTAGCGCCATCGAAGAAATTGAAGAGGCTCCGAATCCGAAGATCCCTCTCTTCCTTCGTCTCGCGCAGTGCCAGAAGCACGTGATCCATTGATACCGGACCCTGTTTCTTTGCCGGGTTGGAACCGCCGTGAGCCGCCGTGGATTTCGCCTTCGGAAAACCCACGTGCTCCATGTCTATGGCTTGTCCTGCCCCAGACATGACCTTTTTTCTGATTTTCTTTTTTCGGGTTGAATTTTTCAAGACCGATGGGAGACCCAATTGAGCATTTGAGTTTGGAAGTGGAGAAAGATTCCAACTTTGGGTTCAGATCTGAAGTAGAACTTTGTTGGGTTTGATGGGTCAAAATCTGGTAGTCGTAAAAGACCAACCGAAAGAGAAATAAGGgatttgaattgaatagaaaggtCAAACgatataaagaataaaaaataattaaaaaagaagaagaagctaatagtgaagaagaagaagaagaagaagaagaaggaggaggaggaggagaaaacgGAAGGTACCTGATGAATGAAATTGAAGCTGAATTTGGCGATGACGGTTTCAAGTTATGCATCGAAGACTAATATCGTCGTCGtcatcaattttttattatgtacgtGGTGGTTTGTGTGTGTGAAATAAGGAGAATGCGTTATGCGTTGGTAACTAAGGAATTAATATTTTGAAATGAAATCAGAATAATTAAAAAGGAAGTGTGGCGTTTAGGAGTGAGTTGTCCGATAAGGAAATAAAGCCAAGTTGAATttgtgaaataaataattgtaatatGATATATGATATATCATATATGGGTCTTTGATAATGGGGTTGGGGGTTGATGATGGAGCTAGCTAGAGAGAATGAGAGGGGGATATTGTTGGATATTCCTCTCCAACTATCTGGACTACTATTTTctcccaaatctttttcaacttttagctattacttttttttaactACAATtccctttcttatcttttctttaattattattttttttggtaagtttctttaattacttatctttttttattttaactatctTCACACTATTGATGGTTTAGGCTTAGGCTtagatatttttgtatatatatcacTTTATGACTTATGAGTGGGATTTTTTtcgtttataaaataaaataattaattacttttttagaaaaaaaaatttttaattttatttttaaggaTACGATTATTTTTTTGGGGATTAGAGCAAGTTCGCCGCACTCCGGTTGAGTTCAGAAATAAAAGTAGGTCTATTAAAGAGAAAGATCAGGTAGCTACAATTTCTCTGTTTACTTTCTTTCTCACTATTAACATTGTCGCTACGATGTCAGGAaatccattattatccattcatTACGATGGTGAAATAGTGGATGATGAAGAAGGTTCAATTGTCTTTAGATTGGGTCAACCGATAATTATCTATATGACAGCGGAAGTCAACAGTTTAACAGTTTTGAAGAATGTAATATTGCATTCCGTTGAATAGCAGAAATCTAAAAGGGTGAAAAAAATTTACTACAAATATCCGACCGAGTTAGATGACAATTTGTTTTATAAAAGGTATATTATAGTTGTGTTGTCTTTGTCTCTGTTACTACTATATTTATCAAA
Coding sequences:
- the LOC112732958 gene encoding calcium-dependent mitochondrial ATP-magnesium/phosphate carrier protein 2 isoform X2 — protein: MDDKELELYRIFQAIDVEHNGCILPEELWDALVKAGIELDEEELARFVEHVDKDNNGIITFEEWRDFLLLYPHEATIENIYQHWERVCLVDIGEQAVIPEGISKHVHRSKYFIAGGIAGAASRTATAPLDRLKVVLQIETGRASIMPAIMKIWKQDGWLGFFRGNGLNVVKVAPESAIKFYAYEMLKNVISNGNENKSDIGTAGRLLAGGTAGAIAQMAIYPMDLVKTRLQTCASEGGRVPKLGTLTRDIWVQEGPRAFYRGLVPSLLGMIPYAGIDLTAYDTLKEISKRYILVDSEPGPLVQLGCGTISGALGATCVYPLQVIRTRLQAQRSNSSTAYKGMSDVFWKTLKDEGFRGFYKGLIPNLLKVVPAASITYMVYESMKKSLDLE
- the LOC112732958 gene encoding calcium-dependent mitochondrial ATP-magnesium/phosphate carrier protein 2 isoform X1 — translated: MSGAGQAIDMEHVGFPKAKSTAAHGGSNPAKKQGPVSMDHVLLALRETKEERDLRIRSLFNFFDGANNGYLDYAQIEAGLSALQIPPEYKYAKDLFKVCDADKDGRIDYHDFRRYMDDKELELYRIFQAIDVEHNGCILPEELWDALVKAGIELDEEELARFVEHVDKDNNGIITFEEWRDFLLLYPHEATIENIYQHWERVCLVDIGEQAVIPEGISKHVHRSKYFIAGGIAGAASRTATAPLDRLKVVLQIETGRASIMPAIMKIWKQDGWLGFFRGNGLNVVKVAPESAIKFYAYEMLKNVISNGNENKSDIGTAGRLLAGGTAGAIAQMAIYPMDLVKTRLQTCASEGGRVPKLGTLTRDIWVQEGPRAFYRGLVPSLLGMIPYAGIDLTAYDTLKEISKRYILVDSEPGPLVQLGCGTISGALGATCVYPLQVIRTRLQAQRSNSSTAYKGMSDVFWKTLKDEGFRGFYKGLIPNLLKVVPAASITYMVYESMKKSLDLE
- the LOC112732958 gene encoding calcium-dependent mitochondrial ATP-magnesium/phosphate carrier protein 2 isoform X3; translated protein: METGSLFPLENLLGIELDEEELARFVEHVDKDNNGIITFEEWRDFLLLYPHEATIENIYQHWERVCLVDIGEQAVIPEGISKHVHRSKYFIAGGIAGAASRTATAPLDRLKVVLQIETGRASIMPAIMKIWKQDGWLGFFRGNGLNVVKVAPESAIKFYAYEMLKNVISNGNENKSDIGTAGRLLAGGTAGAIAQMAIYPMDLVKTRLQTCASEGGRVPKLGTLTRDIWVQEGPRAFYRGLVPSLLGMIPYAGIDLTAYDTLKEISKRYILVDSEPGPLVQLGCGTISGALGATCVYPLQVIRTRLQAQRSNSSTAYKGMSDVFWKTLKDEGFRGFYKGLIPNLLKVVPAASITYMVYESMKKSLDLE